In Podospora pseudoanserina strain CBS 124.78 chromosome 5, whole genome shotgun sequence, a single window of DNA contains:
- a CDS encoding hypothetical protein (COG:S; EggNog:ENOG503PEV2) has product MISLTTFLTSTLALFGAVVHTGFGPDGKTMVDLTFDLPINPAEPNSAKISVTGTIEQAVAKMEGEYPGWDATFTSQPGAAGGGGGSVSRIFEPDHYDCNVPGDENALQEQIFEGIEYLRRLNDTARNGPGPENCGRVSCSWNSAIIWCNNNDFEKELQWRDIANAAAYVTVKCALDETVYVKGHGEYTKEGWYVVLRRDWC; this is encoded by the exons atgatctctctcaccaccttcctcaccagcaCTCTGGCCCTCTTTGGC GCTGTTGTCCACACCGGCTTCGGCCCCGACGGCAAAACCATGGTCGATCTCACCTTTGACCTCCCCATTAACCCGGCCGAGCCGAACAGCGCAAAGATTAGCgtcaccggcaccatcgAGCAGGCCGTTGCaaagatggagggggagtacCCCGGCTGGGACGCGACGTTTACGTCCCAACCTGGtgccgctggtggtggtggtggtagtgtcTCGAGAATCTTTGAACCGGACCACTACGACTGCAATGTCCCCGGGGATGAGAACGCGTTGCAGGAGCAGATCTTTGAGGGGATTGAGTACCTCCGGAGGTTGAATGATACTGCCAGGAACGGGCCCGGGCCAGAGAATTGTGGGAGGGTTAGTTGTAGTTGGAATTCGGCTATTATTTGGTGTAATAAT AATGACTTTGAGAAGGAGCTTCAGTGGAGGGATATTGCTAATGCGGCGGCGTATGTTACTGTCAAGTGTGCGCTTGATGAGACGGTGTATGTCAAGGGGCATGGTGAGTATACTAAGGAAGGGTGGTATGTGGTGTTGCGGAGGGATTGGTGCTGA
- a CDS encoding hypothetical protein (COG:S; EggNog:ENOG503PEV2) — protein MLTISTIFASLLALSTVTVAIPARRADDPGPNSGIDPQGILGYGTVPISWDLPTDLNNPSAGTITVTGTVQEAVAAMETAYPGWNATFQSKLPAPTVEQQEDGDDTSDLGLFSFPTRESFTCDLPYVQASKRMIWDGIRYLRTLSGSAKNGPGSPGKGNCGRVSCSWSAAIWWCNDNNFEKEVGWNDIADGAEFLCRSNCVHRKKDVLGQVFYTDKWSVTVRHDQNNC, from the exons ATGTTGACAATCTCCACCATCTTCGCCAGCCTTCTGGCTCTCTCCACG GTCACTGTGGCCATTCCCGCCCGCCGCGCCGATGACCCCGGCCCCAACTCGGGCATTGACCCCCAGGGAATCCTCGGCTACGGCACCGTCCCCATCTCCTGGGACCTCCCAACCGACCTgaacaacccctccgccggcaccatcaccgtgACCGGCACAGTCCAAGAAGCCGTCGCAGCCATGGAAACCGCCTACCCAGGCTGGAACGCCACCTTTCAGTCCAAGCTTCCGGCCCCCACCgtggagcagcaggaggacgGCGACGATACCTCTGACTTgggcctcttctccttccccacGCGCGAGTCGTTCACATGCGACCTCCCTTACGTCCAGGCCAGCAAGCGTATGATTTGGGATGGCATCCGCTACCTCCGCACATTGAGTGGTTCGGCCAAGAATGGCCCCGGTAGCCCGGGCAAGGGCAACTGCGGGAGGGTGAGCTGCAGTTGGAGTGCGGCTATTTGGTGGTGCAATGAT AATAACttcgagaaggaggttgggtgGAATGATATTGCTGATGGTGCTGAGTTCCTCTGCCGCTCCAACTGTGTCCACAGAAAGAAGGACGTCTTGGGCCAGGTGTTTTACACGGATAAGTGGAGTGTGACTGTTCGTCACGATCAGAACAACTGCTAG
- a CDS encoding hypothetical protein (EggNog:ENOG503PHH8), protein MYATLDIQSPVLLPINVATTPHHTTVHHLPRFVHTNSESTSGSSSLLILWSYGASILAPTKTPVILAIINTQDAEYEKKITMAWSTMQTSSSTSSGPTKPAIGSLGQFSTNSSPSKSQCKNYKYNLHHPHQSHHLHPSSSYTSTQPNQPTTKMQLSLTSLVSLLAAAQSASAWQSTSTTPPLPLPSSPSLTYSTVIGYADSRICNDQVQNRVLRGSTFHDTCFTFGQSMPGVSCTHYARNGAPAQACSGHLPIVSIRHGTGENCIFYRNGGCTGDQIWKNGVNGCATFGDRTTIGSYRCSTR, encoded by the exons ATGTACGCTACCTTAGACATCCAATCACCGGTACTGTTGC CCATTAACGTTGCAACAACACCTCACCACACTACGGTACACCATCTTCCCCGGTTCGTTCATACGAATAGTGAATCCACATCAGGATCATCATCCCTACTCATACTATGGAGCTATGGAGCATCCATTCTCGCCCCGACCAAAACACCCGTCATACTCGCgatcatcaacacccaagATGCCGAGTACGAAAAGAAAATCACCATGGCTTGGTCGACAATgcaaacatcctcctccacaagcAGTGGGCCGACTAAACCAGCGATTGGATCACTCGGACAATTCTCTACAAACTCTTCTCCATCAAAGAGCCAATGCAAAAACTACAAGTACAaccttcatcacccccatcagtcccatcatcttcacccatcctcatcctACACTTCCacacaacccaaccaaccaaccaccaaaatgcagctctccctcacctccctcgtctccctcctcgcagcGGCCCAGTCCGCCTCAGCCTGGCAGAGTACGtcaaccacaccccccctccctttgccctcttccccatcactAACCTATTCCACAGTCATCGGCTACGCCGACAGCAGAATCTGCAACGACCAGGTCCAGAACCGCGTCCTCCGCGGCAGCACCTTCCACGACACCTGCTTCACCTTCGGCCAGTCCATGCCGGGCGTGTCTTGCACCCACTACGCCAGAAACGGAGCCCCCGCCCAGGCCTGCAGCGGCCATCTTCCCATCGTCTCCATCCGCCACGGCACCGGAGAGAACTGCATCTTCTACAGAAACGGGGGCTGCACTGGCGACCAGATTTGGAAGAACGGCGTCAACGGCTGCGCTACCTTTGGCGATCGCACCACCATTGGATCCTACAGGTGCAGCACCCGTTAA
- a CDS encoding hypothetical protein (EggNog:ENOG503PDC0), producing the protein MPPSKRTSLQAESSASKDQKKKKNNTTTAAAPTATTAPEESEPMSPRNSITVAHRTMPPPPATRARSSSASSKSGSSSLSSSHSSPPPVSVPKEKATPTPVSDEVEMRSPTSAKAAPVSTSPSAKTNGNPVVNSDTNGTVDDIPPVVHAKGTLQVIAPRKAQSQMMQPAYSFEFCNNIDEITVRQLEEDIAAYHNDMAFVQAQLSDETLTPQESRTFQLRLLDLGHQIRHCRHRIEQISFQNRKMAKPIGYSRPAYNNAVTPMVPAATAAAAAAGGINGTSFFTAKQRPDDTVSSTPTTSKRPAEDDEDEGITDGPSKRAKQSPSPTTVAQLTEEYDLSEIEIVDTGEEGDLPGVITVLQRLGFWKCRLCCSPKYLLAGSGRSPAAPCKWPLKDISKMITHFTEMHSEHSVNERCYELGIALAKNRGPFEYWLRRTRNQNIGDGRCLDEAIYKLVNGQMPALLRQHSRAAAGVAME; encoded by the exons ATGCCTCCGTCAAAGAGAACCTCATTACAGGCGGAATCTTCTGCCTCCAAAGACCAG aagaagaagaaaaacaataCCACAACAGCTGCCgcaccaacggcaacaacCGCACCAGAGGAGTCAGAGCCTATGTCTCCTCGTAATAGCATCACGGTAGCACATCGAACcatgcctcctcctcccgctacGCGCgctcgcagcagcagcgctaGCAGCAAGTCAGGGTCAAGTTCTCTTTCATCCAGCCACAGCAGTCCGCCTCCAGTCAGTGTacccaaggagaaggcgacgCCAACCCCAGTCTCggacgaggtggagatgAGATCTCCAACAAGTGCGAAGGCTGCTCCAGTATCAACCAGCCCCAGTGCTAAGACTAACGGCAATCCCGTGGTCAACTCCGATACCAACGGCACTGTAGATGACATCCCGCCAGTGGTACACGCCAAGGGCACACTTCAGGTCATCGCTCCCAGGAAGGCCCAGTCACAGATGATGCAACCAGCTTACTCTTTTGAGTTTTGCAACAATATCGATGAGATCACTGTGCGTCAACTGGAAGAGGACATTGCTGCCTACCACAACGACATGGCCTTTGTTCAAGCCCAACTCTCGGATGAAACTCTGACCCCTCAGGAGTCCCGCACTTTCCAACTGCGGTtgcttgatcttggccaCCAGATTCGCCATTGCAGGCACCGGATCGAACAGATTTCATTCCAGAACCGCAAGATGGCCAAACCAATTGGTTATAGCCGTCCTGCATACAACAATGCCGTTACCCCTATGGTCCCAGCAGCgacagccgcagccgcagcggCTGGCGGCATCAATGGCACGTCCTTCTTCACCGCCAAGCAGCGCCCTGACGACACGGTGTCTTCGACGCCGACAACGTCGAAGCGCCCTGctgaagacgatgaggatgaaggaaTAACGGATGGACCCTCCAAGAGAGCCAAGCAGTCCCCTTCACCGACCACAGTAGCCCAACTCACCGAAGAGTACGATTTGAGCGAGATCGAGATCGTTGACAcgggtgaagaaggcgacTTACCCGGCGTCATCACTGTTCTTCAGCGTCTCGGGTTTTGGAAGTGCCGCCTCTGCTGCTCTCCCAAGTATTTGCTCGCAGGCAGTGGTAGGTCACCGGCTGCGCCATGCAAGTGGCCACTGAAGGACATCAGCAAAATGATTACGCATTTTACGGAAATGCATAGCGAGCATAGCGTCAATGAGCGTTGTTATGAGTTGGGGATTGCGCTGGCCAAGAATCGCGGACCGTTTGAGTACTGGCTTCGGAGGACGAGGAATCAGAATATTGGGGATGGCAGGTGCCTTGACGAGGCGATTTACAAGTTGGTCAATGGGCAGATGCCCGCTCTGTTGAGGCAGCACAGTCGGGCGGCAGCGGGGGTTGCTATGGAGTAG
- a CDS encoding hypothetical protein (EggNog:ENOG50KOG0194; COG:K; COG:L; COG:T) yields the protein MLKREDGSLSAKVADFGYLASSGDSSNLLELPNTSPWHAPERQERSNLAPAEVMTADIFSFGMVSLWFVFEKQLLKMAQSPDHVSVSCLDYLSDPGPDRSQAIANKLRSTNYLPDPAILKILAGQQIFAVPLAQTLISGRDGLDGKLGTEFKPLFEGTLALDPKEPVADLRVLLELKAPDP from the coding sequence atgttgaagagggaggatggcTCGCTATCAGCCAAAGTCGCCGATTTTGGCTACCTCGCCTCTTCTGGTGATAGTAGCAACCTGTTGGAGCTGCCCAATACCTCTCCATGGCATGCACCCGAGCGCCAGGAGCGTTCTAACCTTGCGCCAGCCGAGGTAATGACTGCGGATATCTTCTCCTTTGGCATGGTCTCTCTATGGTTTGTATTCGAAAAACAGCTTTTGAAGATGGCGCAAAGTCCCGATCATGTGTCCGTGTCCTGTTTGGATTACCTGAGTGACCCGGGGCCTGATAGGAGCCAGGCTATAGCAAACAAGCTTCGCTCCACCAACTATCTGCCAGATCCAGCTATCTTGAAGATTCTCGCAGGCCAGCAAATTTTCGCCGTACCACTGGCACAAACACTGATCTCAGGACGGGATGGCCTTGACGGGAAGCTGGGGACTGAATTTAAGCCACTTTTTGAGGGTACTCTTGCACTGGATCCGAAAGAGCCTGTGGCTGACCTGAGAGTGTTACTTGAGCTCAAGGCCCCAGATCCGTAA